TTGTTTTATGCAAATTTGCGGTGTGCTTGGTTTTACTATAATTGTTACAGCGACAAACTTTTCATAAATGATATATACGCTTATACTTTATATAAGCAAGACACTTGGAGGTGATTGCGAATGGAAAATATCAAAAATGCAACTAATCCTACTGCTACTAATGTTTCACCACCTAAATCTTATGAGAAAACCAAGGCATATCAGGATTTTATCAATGTACTTTCTCAGATTATAGAAAAACATGGTGCAGAGGTCTTAGATGAAATCAATCGTGTTGTCTAAACGAGCAGTGCTTATGGATTGATGTTTTCCAATCATTGATTGGAGGTCAACTATTATGAATCGGAGTGGAAAAAAATGTGTACTTTACCCTCGTGTAAGTACCGAAATGCAGGTTGATGGGTTCAGCTTAGATGGGCAGAAAAACAGCTTAAGGCGTTTTGCAGACAGAGAAGAAATGGAGATCGTAGACATTTACGAAGATGCTGGTAAATCCGGCAAATCCATAGAAGGCAGACCCGCTTTTAAACAAATGCTATATGATATTGAAAATGGTTTGGAAATTGAATATATCTTAGTCTATAAGCTCTCCCGCTTTGGCAGGAATGCAGCCGATATTCTAAACTCTTTGGAACACGTTCAATCCTTTGGCGTAAACTTAATTTGCATTGAGGAAGGAATTGATTCTTCCCAAACAAACGGAAAGCTTTTGATTTCAGTGTTGTCTGCCGTTGCTGAAATAGAGCGTGAAAATATCATAGAGCAGACAATGAACGGAAGAAAAGAAAAAGCCCGTCAAGGTGGCTGGAACGGTGGGTTTGCTCCCTATGGTTACTACCTCAAAGATAAGCAGCTCTATATCCAAGAAAATGAAGCAGAAGCGATACGAATTATCTTTGACAAATATGTAAATGGCAATATGGGATTTTATAAAATTGCAAACTATCTAAATTTGCAGGGTATCCCAAAAATCAAACGTGCCAACGGTACTCTTTCACAATGGAGTACGCATTTCGTCAGAATGATAATCGACAATCCTGTGTACACTGGAAAAATTGCTTTTGGCAGGCGAAAAAGAGAAAAGGTCAAGGGCACTAAAAATGAATACCGCCAAGTACACCAAGATGAATACATTATTGCAGACGGTCAGCACGAGGCTATTATAGATGAGGAACTATGGAATGAAGCGCATGAAAAACGAGAATTAACAGGCATTAAATCTCCGTCCAAAATTGGTCGTGATAGGGCGCATTTATTAAGTGGTATTTTAAAATGCCCAAAATGCGGTGGCCCAATGTACACCAATAAACATGCTTGGACAAACAAAGACGGTACATATAAAGAAATCTACTATTATGTATGCAGCAAGGCTCGCACCGCCAGAGGAAAAAGCTGTGATTATAAAGCCATGCTCAAAAAAACTGATATTGAGCCGCTTGTCATTGAAGCAATCAGAGAGCTAATTAAAAATCAGGATTTTGCGGCAGAAATCAAATCAAGGATAGGCAAGGAAATTGATACTTCCACTTTAAATAGAGAACTCAAAAACTATGAAAATAAGCTTAGAGAAGTGGAACTCAATAAAACTCGTCTTGAAAATGAAATTGACAGTCTGCCGGAAGATACCCGTTTTAGAGAACGCAAGCTCCACGATATGACCCTCCGTCTTGATGGGCTGTATGACACCATTGTAGAGCTGGAAGAAAAGATTGAAGATGTAAAGCTGCGCCGCAAAGCCGTGGAGCAAGATGCTATCACACTGGAAAACATCTACACTTTACTGGAAAACTTTGATAAGGTATATGATAAAATCAGCGAGGAAGAGAAAAAATCTCTGATTTCTTCGTTAATCAAAGAAATAGAGATTTTTCCATGTGACGAGGCTGAATTGCCTTTAAAGTCTATTTTATTCAATTTTCCTGTTTATAAAGACGGTGGAGATGTTTGTGGGTTTTTGTGGGATAAAAGTACGCACGTCTCCACATGGCTCGAGAGGACTTATATAATGTCAACTCAATCGATTTCTCTTGAGGTAACATTCGGTAATAGTCCACCGCCTATTTTCGCCTTATTTTCAATAGAAATAGCAAAAGTTATCAAGGCATACCATTGACAGATTATACGTTGTGGCGATAGACAAAATATCAACTTTAGGCGCTGTTATATTGCTAATTACTTGAATCTCCACTTTTTAAATGGATTTACTATTTCATAGCAATGTCGAAAGCTTCAGCAAAAATCACATCATCAAGTGGCTTTCGCTTTTCTTTCTTTATTTGAAAGCAAGCACTCTGATATTTTTTGGAGCGTCTTGTTTTACTCTTAATTTTTGCACTATTAGGAAAGTCTTTAGAAAACCGCGCAAAGGCAATACGCCAATAGATACTCATGGCAAACAAAGTATTGTATATTTCAAACAATTCATCATCTGAAAAGACCGATGTGTCTTTACTCTTTAAATACAAATGTAATGCTTTCTCAAACTCACGCCAATCGTCTTCACGAATTTTTTCGCTTATATTTCTTAACCACTCAAAGATTCGCTCATCTTCACGATTCGATACTCTGTCTAATAAGTCTTGCCACTGTCTCCAAGAAAGTTTTTGTACAACTTCAATATTATACTGCGATAATACATAGCATTGTTCATAAAAACTACGTCTTTTTGATACTGATCCGTCGTCTCGCTTTCTTACCTCTTGTGTTGCAAAATCCTTTATTTCATCCCAAAATTTTCTTCGTTCTGAATCATTGATTTTATACTTTTCTAAAAAATCAGAAAGACATTTTCCTAGAAAATATTTATACAATACAGATTTGCCATATTCCTTTTTTAACCCTTCCTCGATTTTAGGTATGTCATTTTCTAAATCCAATAACAGATTATCATATACAGCTTTCTCTCTTGATGTCAGAAACGAGTCGCATACATATATTAATCTACCTTCTGAATCTCGCTCTACTAAGTATCCCATTGTTCACCACCTCTATTTAAAACTAGCCGCTAAAACAGACTCAAATTTTCTATTAACTGCTTCATTAGACTCTAGTATGTCCATTTCCTCCAGTTTCTTTCCATCAACATTGAACATACTATATTTTTGTTCATGCAAATACAAAAATACATATTGTTTCAACATTTGTTCTTTAATATAAGCTCTTTGCATATCAGGTAAATCAGCAACAAACATATATGCAACATGGGCAGTGTTTAAACAAATTATTTTACCAATACCATTCGTTTCATACCATGAACGTCTTACATCATCTGGTGCATCTATATTTCTAGTTTGAAAAGCATCTGATTTACCATTCTTTTCATCGCAATTGAAAAACAATTTATAAATGTATTTTGTTATTCTATCTCCCTTTTCATATTCGCCACTATCTTCTGCAGCAATTATACGTGCTCTTAGTTCAAGTTCTCCTTTATTCAGGAACTTCTCGTATACTTCTTCCCAAAAAGTGATATCAGGAATATCAATAACAGTTTCTTCATAAGGACCAACTATACCAGTATAAGAGCCAATATCAATTAGTTTAGGACAAGATGCCTCACGTGCATCGT
This genomic interval from Clostridium kluyveri contains the following:
- a CDS encoding recombinase family protein, producing MNRSGKKCVLYPRVSTEMQVDGFSLDGQKNSLRRFADREEMEIVDIYEDAGKSGKSIEGRPAFKQMLYDIENGLEIEYILVYKLSRFGRNAADILNSLEHVQSFGVNLICIEEGIDSSQTNGKLLISVLSAVAEIERENIIEQTMNGRKEKARQGGWNGGFAPYGYYLKDKQLYIQENEAEAIRIIFDKYVNGNMGFYKIANYLNLQGIPKIKRANGTLSQWSTHFVRMIIDNPVYTGKIAFGRRKREKVKGTKNEYRQVHQDEYIIADGQHEAIIDEELWNEAHEKRELTGIKSPSKIGRDRAHLLSGILKCPKCGGPMYTNKHAWTNKDGTYKEIYYYVCSKARTARGKSCDYKAMLKKTDIEPLVIEAIRELIKNQDFAAEIKSRIGKEIDTSTLNRELKNYENKLREVELNKTRLENEIDSLPEDTRFRERKLHDMTLRLDGLYDTIVELEEKIEDVKLRRKAVEQDAITLENIYTLLENFDKVYDKISEEEKKSLISSLIKEIEIFPCDEAELPLKSILFNFPVYKDGGDVCGFLWDKSTHVSTWLERTYIMSTQSISLEVTFGNSPPPIFALFSIEIAKVIKAYH
- a CDS encoding ATP-dependent helicase produces the protein MGYLVERDSEGRLIYVCDSFLTSREKAVYDNLLLDLENDIPKIEEGLKKEYGKSVLYKYFLGKCLSDFLEKYKINDSERRKFWDEIKDFATQEVRKRDDGSVSKRRSFYEQCYVLSQYNIEVVQKLSWRQWQDLLDRVSNREDERIFEWLRNISEKIREDDWREFEKALHLYLKSKDTSVFSDDELFEIYNTLFAMSIYWRIAFARFSKDFPNSAKIKSKTRRSKKYQSACFQIKKEKRKPLDDVIFAEAFDIAMK